The Clostridium chauvoei genome has a window encoding:
- a CDS encoding sensor histidine kinase, translated as MNLISNAIKFSPEYKNIFIDLYVSREEIQISVTDEGIGIPEDEQKRIFDRFYQIKKKKSNENLGSGIGLDLVNYLVKTHNGSIEIISKESMGTTFIVKLPITRIKETKEVVKRSSSEKIQMLEIEFSDIYLT; from the coding sequence ATGAATTTAATATCTAATGCAATAAAGTTTTCGCCAGAGTATAAAAATATATTTATAGATCTTTATGTAAGTAGAGAAGAAATTCAAATTAGTGTAACAGATGAAGGAATAGGTATTCCAGAAGATGAACAAAAAAGAATTTTCGATAGATTTTATCAAATTAAAAAGAAAAAAAGTAATGAAAATTTAGGTAGTGGAATAGGATTAGATCTAGTAAATTACTTAGTAAAAACACACAATGGAAGTATAGAGATAATAAGTAAAGAGTCAATGGGAACAACTTTTATCGTTAAGTTACCAATAACACGGATTAAAGAAACTAAAGAAGTAGTTAAAAGAAGTAGCAGTGAAAAGATTCAAATGTTAGAAATAGAATTTTCAGATATATATTTAACTTAA
- a CDS encoding Card1-like endonuclease domain-containing protein produces the protein MGKLIKIYLLKEGTVMEVDTLINQLDEHNEGNILATKKFKCKEVIFIRSAKEESSMKAIKEYYNTYMPQVVLKECIIEEGENDKLRGLIDNNKNKNILINLTGGRRINSLILLMLCSESNIKSVYVDIKKKVLYIIDDGVKIKSEEFGDLEVDDIIKASGGDVLQDSTALCDKEDLVYLTKEIYRNLSLWHKYKQKLYDSNIFIHDYQDSKRVLIKTKLLDKSEKDLLNKILNKLKEMNGIRYTNINDDELEVYFLNEYLKGFIFKSGTWLEMATNMMIQDIKDIDQVKSGVIFLWNNDVKVVRNEVDVVAVKDSVPICISCKDSDKYNEMALNELNVYSEKIGGEKAYKILVATKEPIKASVRERAKEMGIHLVIFDGDENKFRKSIQSIVKNNN, from the coding sequence ATGGGTAAATTAATAAAAATATATTTATTAAAAGAAGGTACGGTTATGGAAGTAGATACTTTAATTAATCAGCTTGATGAACATAATGAAGGTAATATTTTAGCAACAAAGAAATTTAAATGTAAAGAAGTTATATTTATAAGAAGTGCTAAAGAAGAAAGTTCAATGAAAGCTATAAAAGAATACTATAATACTTATATGCCTCAAGTTGTTTTAAAAGAGTGCATAATAGAAGAAGGAGAAAATGACAAGCTAAGAGGTTTAATAGATAATAATAAAAATAAAAATATTTTAATTAATTTAACAGGTGGAAGAAGAATTAATTCTCTAATACTTTTAATGCTATGTAGTGAAAGTAATATTAAAAGTGTATATGTAGATATTAAGAAAAAAGTTTTATATATAATTGATGATGGTGTAAAAATTAAAAGTGAAGAATTTGGAGACTTAGAAGTAGATGATATTATAAAAGCATCAGGTGGAGATGTACTTCAAGATTCTACTGCACTATGTGATAAAGAAGATTTAGTTTATTTAACTAAGGAAATATATAGAAATTTATCATTATGGCACAAGTATAAACAAAAACTATATGATTCTAATATTTTTATTCACGATTATCAAGACTCCAAAAGAGTACTAATAAAAACAAAGTTATTAGATAAAAGTGAAAAAGATTTATTAAACAAAATATTAAATAAGCTAAAAGAAATGAATGGAATAAGATATACAAATATAAATGATGATGAGTTAGAAGTATATTTTTTAAATGAATATTTAAAGGGATTTATATTTAAAAGTGGCACTTGGTTAGAAATGGCTACTAATATGATGATACAAGATATAAAAGATATAGATCAGGTTAAAAGTGGAGTTATATTTTTATGGAATAATGATGTTAAAGTAGTGAGAAATGAAGTGGATGTTGTGGCGGTAAAGGACTCGGTTCCTATATGTATATCATGTAAAGATAGTGATAAATATAACGAAATGGCATTAAATGAATTAAATGTTTATAGTGAAAAAATAGGTGGAGAAAAAGCATATAAAATTTTAGTTGCAACTAAGGAGCCTATAAAGGCATCAGTTAGAGAAAGGGCTAAAGAAATGGGAATTCATTTAGTTATATTTGATGGAGACGAAAATAAATTTAGAAAGAGTATTCAAAGTATAGTAAAAAATAATAATTAA
- a CDS encoding phosphatidylserine decarboxylase: protein MIKVFNRNTQSYEVEKVAGENYITWSYESPIGKSLLELLIKKKFFSKVYGSYCDTKFSKGKIDTFIKNFDIDMNLCNQNVNDFNNFNDFFIRTLNTDARPINTNPDILTSPGDGRLLAFTNIDTNQLVQVKGITYSLSELLADNDIVKKYEGGVCLVLRLCPTDYHRFHFVDNGTPLKTTFINGNYYSVNPTALERIPKLYCQNKREWSVFKSDNFGDIIHVEVGATCVGTIVQTYTPNNPVKKGDEKGYFKFGGSTTILFFEKDKVKIDSDILEQSKLGFETKVIMGETIGKRF, encoded by the coding sequence ATGATAAAGGTTTTTAATAGAAATACGCAAAGCTATGAAGTAGAAAAAGTAGCAGGAGAAAACTATATAACTTGGTCTTATGAGTCTCCTATTGGAAAAAGTCTTCTAGAGCTATTAATTAAAAAGAAATTTTTCTCTAAAGTTTATGGCTCATATTGTGATACAAAATTTAGTAAAGGAAAAATTGATACTTTCATTAAAAATTTTGATATAGATATGAATCTATGTAATCAAAATGTAAACGACTTTAATAATTTCAATGATTTCTTTATCCGTACATTAAATACAGATGCTAGACCTATTAATACAAATCCTGATATTTTAACTTCTCCTGGTGATGGTAGATTATTAGCATTCACTAATATAGACACTAATCAATTAGTTCAAGTTAAAGGTATTACCTACAGTCTTTCTGAATTATTAGCTGATAATGATATTGTAAAAAAATATGAAGGGGGAGTATGTCTTGTTTTAAGATTATGCCCTACTGATTACCATAGATTTCATTTTGTAGATAATGGAACTCCTTTAAAAACTACTTTTATAAATGGAAACTACTATTCTGTAAATCCTACAGCATTGGAGAGAATTCCAAAATTATATTGTCAAAATAAAAGAGAATGGTCAGTATTTAAATCTGATAATTTTGGCGATATTATTCATGTAGAAGTAGGTGCTACTTGTGTTGGAACAATAGTTCAAACTTATACTCCTAATAATCCTGTTAAAAAAGGTGATGAAAAGGGATATTTTAAATTTGGAGGCTCTACTACAATACTATTCTTTGAAAAGGATAAGGTTAAAATAGATTCAGATATATTAGAGCAATCTAAATTAGGTTTTGAAACTAAAGTTATAATGGGAGAAACTATAGGTAAAAGATTCTAA
- a CDS encoding ferredoxin hydrogenase, giving the protein MKNIIIDGKKIEAKDDQSILKIAKENGIEIPALCFLEECNNIGQCGTCLVEIEGQERLARACCVKPKEGDVISTNSERVQEEVKKTVSALLDKHEFKCGPCKRRENCEFLKLVIKTKGRASKPFVVADKSEYIDDRSKSIVLDRTKCVNCGRCVAACRVKTGTRAITFQKVNDERIVGPENLKCFDDTNCLLCGQCVAACPVDALSEKSHTERVKDALENPEKHVIVAMAPAVRTSMGELFKMGYGVDVTGKLYTALRKLGFNKIFDINFGADMTIMEEATELIQRIKANGPFPMFTSCCPSWVRQVENYYPELLENLSTAKSPQQIFGAASKTYYPETYDIDPSRVFTVTVMPCTAKKYEADRKEMQNNNLRNIDAVITTRELAKLIKEAKIDFANLEDSEADPAMGEYTGAGAIFGATGGVMEAALRSAKDFVEGEYLENIEYKQVRGLAGIKEATVEIGGLDYNVAVVNGAANLFEFINIGRVKDKKYHFIEVMACPGGCVNGGGQPHVSSSEREKIDIREIRASVLYNQDKNLPKRKSHENQALKKMYDTYMGEPGKGKAHELLHFKYNKI; this is encoded by the coding sequence ATGAAAAATATAATTATTGATGGTAAAAAGATAGAAGCTAAGGATGATCAAAGTATATTAAAAATAGCTAAAGAAAATGGTATAGAAATACCAGCATTATGTTTCTTAGAAGAATGTAACAATATAGGACAATGTGGAACTTGCCTTGTTGAAATAGAAGGTCAAGAAAGACTAGCTAGAGCATGTTGCGTTAAACCTAAAGAGGGAGATGTAATAAGCACTAATAGTGAAAGAGTTCAAGAAGAGGTTAAAAAGACGGTTTCAGCACTTTTAGATAAGCATGAGTTTAAGTGTGGACCATGTAAAAGAAGAGAAAACTGTGAATTTTTAAAGTTAGTAATAAAAACAAAAGGAAGAGCTTCAAAACCTTTTGTTGTAGCAGATAAATCAGAATATATAGATGATAGAAGTAAATCAATTGTTTTAGATAGAACAAAGTGTGTTAATTGTGGTAGATGTGTAGCTGCATGTAGAGTTAAAACAGGAACAAGAGCTATAACATTCCAAAAAGTAAATGATGAAAGAATTGTAGGACCTGAAAACTTAAAATGTTTTGATGATACAAATTGTTTATTATGTGGTCAATGCGTAGCAGCATGTCCTGTTGATGCTTTATCAGAAAAATCACATACAGAAAGAGTAAAGGATGCGTTAGAAAATCCAGAAAAGCATGTAATAGTAGCTATGGCACCTGCAGTTAGAACTTCTATGGGTGAATTATTTAAGATGGGGTATGGAGTAGACGTAACAGGAAAATTATATACCGCATTAAGAAAGTTAGGATTTAACAAGATATTTGATATAAACTTTGGTGCAGATATGACTATAATGGAAGAGGCTACAGAATTAATCCAAAGAATAAAAGCTAATGGACCATTCCCTATGTTTACTTCTTGTTGTCCATCATGGGTTAGACAGGTAGAAAACTACTATCCAGAGTTATTAGAAAATTTATCAACTGCTAAGTCTCCACAACAAATATTTGGAGCAGCAAGTAAAACTTACTATCCAGAAACATATGATATAGATCCATCAAGAGTATTTACAGTTACAGTAATGCCTTGCACAGCTAAGAAATATGAAGCTGATAGAAAAGAAATGCAAAATAATAATTTAAGAAATATAGATGCAGTTATAACTACAAGAGAGTTAGCTAAACTAATTAAAGAAGCTAAAATTGATTTTGCAAACTTAGAGGACTCAGAGGCTGATCCAGCAATGGGAGAATATACTGGTGCTGGAGCTATTTTTGGAGCTACAGGTGGAGTTATGGAAGCGGCATTAAGAAGTGCTAAGGATTTTGTAGAAGGCGAATATTTAGAGAATATAGAATACAAACAAGTAAGAGGATTAGCAGGAATAAAAGAGGCTACAGTAGAAATTGGTGGATTAGATTATAATGTAGCAGTTGTAAATGGAGCTGCCAACTTATTTGAATTTATAAATATCGGAAGGGTTAAAGATAAAAAATATCACTTTATTGAAGTTATGGCTTGTCCTGGCGGATGTGTAAATGGTGGAGGGCAACCACATGTTAGTTCATCAGAAAGAGAAAAGATTGATATAAGAGAGATTAGAGCATCGGTTTTATATAATCAAGATAAAAATTTACCTAAGAGAAAATCACATGAAAATCAAGCTTTAAAGAAAATGTATGATACGTATATGGGAGAACCAGGTAAGGGGAAAGCTCATGAGCTTCTTCATTTTAAATATAATAAAATTTAG
- a CDS encoding Cof-type HAD-IIB family hydrolase, with translation MKYLACDLDGTLVDNNSIKDEDIKAILKLKEKGYKFIISTGRSLSGIDSVFDKYPEVKYDYIVSCNGCVILDENREIIYDNHITSDIAEAVFKEFIDEKNICIHFESQGKNYLVDPIKTDDIEDLINYFQEIISIEDLFKDKRDYAIISLFARNKDMTTAEVAKNKLINRFSDKLEAFRNQYFIDIVPKDCSKGNGILKVLELDGGDIEKLYTIGDSYNDISMFKITENSFTFKNSEDGVKAEANNYVDSVSECIEKILEY, from the coding sequence ATGAAATATTTAGCTTGTGATTTAGATGGAACATTGGTGGATAATAATTCCATAAAAGATGAGGATATAAAAGCTATACTAAAACTTAAAGAAAAGGGATATAAATTTATAATATCAACAGGGCGAAGTTTAAGTGGCATAGATAGTGTTTTTGACAAATATCCAGAAGTAAAATATGACTATATAGTATCTTGTAATGGGTGTGTTATATTAGATGAAAATAGAGAAATTATATATGATAATCACATTACTAGCGATATAGCAGAGGCTGTTTTTAAGGAATTTATTGATGAAAAAAATATATGCATTCATTTTGAAAGTCAGGGAAAGAATTATCTTGTAGATCCTATAAAAACAGATGACATAGAAGATTTAATTAATTATTTTCAAGAGATAATTAGTATAGAGGATTTGTTTAAAGACAAGAGAGATTATGCAATCATATCCTTGTTCGCAAGAAATAAAGATATGACTACTGCTGAAGTAGCTAAAAATAAACTGATAAATAGGTTTAGTGATAAATTAGAAGCTTTTAGGAATCAATATTTTATTGATATAGTTCCTAAAGACTGTTCAAAAGGAAATGGGATACTTAAGGTTTTAGAATTAGATGGTGGAGATATAGAGAAATTATATACTATAGGTGATTCTTATAATGATATTTCAATGTTTAAAATAACAGAAAATAGTTTTACTTTTAAAAACTCAGAAGATGGAGTTAAAGCAGAAGCTAACAATTATGTAGATAGTGTAAGTGAATGTATAGAAAAAATATTAGAATATTAA
- a CDS encoding ABC-F family ATP-binding cassette domain-containing protein — MITVSNVSLRFGGRKLFEDVNLKFTPGNCYGVIGANGAGKSTFLKILSGEIEPNTGEVIIAPNTRMSVLKQDHFEYDEFEVLQTVIMGNKRLYEIMEEKDALYTKPDFSDEDGIRASELEGEFADMNGWEAESEASSLLQGLGIGTDMHYKKMSELTGSEKVKVLLSQALFGNPGILVLDEPTNHLDIKSINWLEDFLLRYEGTVIVVSHDRHFLNTVCTVMADVDFGKIKLYVGNYDFWYESSQLALQMSKDQNKKKEEKIKELQEFIARFSANASKSKQATSRKKLLDKITLDDIEPSSRRYPFVGFKPEREVGNEILTVEGLTKTIDGVKVLDNVSFRVNKDDKIAFIGDNEIAISTFFKIITGEMEPDAGEFKWGITITKTYFPQDNSEFFEGCELSLVEWLRQYSGNTVEEQSESYLRGFLGRMLFSGEEALKKASVLSGGEKVRCMLSRMMLSNANVLVLDQPTNHLDLESITAVNNGLRDYKSVLLFASHDHQFVQTIANRIIDIKADGSIVDRTMTYDEYLEFAGKN, encoded by the coding sequence GTGATAACTGTATCAAATGTAAGTTTAAGATTTGGTGGACGCAAACTTTTTGAAGACGTAAATTTAAAATTCACTCCTGGTAACTGTTATGGAGTTATAGGAGCAAATGGAGCTGGTAAGAGTACATTCTTAAAAATATTATCAGGAGAAATAGAACCTAATACAGGTGAAGTTATAATTGCTCCTAATACAAGAATGTCTGTTTTAAAACAAGACCACTTTGAATATGATGAATTTGAAGTTTTACAAACTGTTATAATGGGAAATAAAAGATTATATGAAATAATGGAAGAAAAGGATGCTTTATATACAAAACCTGATTTTTCAGATGAAGATGGTATAAGAGCATCAGAACTTGAAGGTGAATTCGCTGATATGAATGGTTGGGAAGCAGAATCTGAAGCTTCTTCATTACTTCAAGGATTAGGTATAGGAACTGATATGCATTATAAAAAAATGTCTGAGCTTACGGGCTCTGAAAAGGTTAAAGTTCTTTTATCTCAAGCTTTATTCGGTAATCCTGGTATCTTAGTTCTAGATGAACCTACCAACCACTTAGATATTAAGTCAATTAATTGGCTTGAAGATTTCTTACTTAGATATGAAGGAACTGTAATAGTTGTATCCCATGATAGACATTTCTTAAATACTGTATGTACTGTCATGGCTGATGTTGACTTTGGTAAGATTAAACTATATGTAGGTAACTACGATTTCTGGTATGAATCAAGCCAATTAGCTCTACAAATGTCTAAAGATCAAAATAAGAAAAAAGAAGAAAAGATTAAAGAATTACAAGAATTCATCGCTAGATTTAGTGCTAATGCATCAAAATCTAAGCAAGCTACTTCTCGTAAGAAGCTTTTAGATAAGATTACATTAGATGATATTGAACCATCAAGTAGAAGATATCCATTCGTTGGATTTAAACCTGAAAGAGAAGTTGGTAATGAAATATTAACAGTTGAAGGTTTAACTAAAACTATAGATGGAGTTAAAGTTTTAGATAATGTAAGCTTTAGAGTAAATAAGGATGATAAGATAGCATTTATTGGTGACAATGAAATTGCCATTTCAACTTTCTTTAAAATTATAACTGGTGAAATGGAACCAGATGCTGGTGAATTCAAGTGGGGAATAACTATAACTAAAACATACTTCCCACAAGATAACTCTGAATTCTTTGAAGGTTGTGAGTTAAGTCTTGTAGAATGGTTAAGACAATATTCAGGAAACACTGTTGAAGAACAATCAGAAAGCTACTTAAGAGGATTCTTAGGTAGAATGTTATTCTCTGGAGAAGAAGCTTTAAAGAAGGCTTCTGTATTATCAGGAGGAGAAAAGGTTAGATGTATGTTATCTAGAATGATGCTTTCAAATGCAAATGTATTAGTTTTAGATCAACCTACAAACCACTTAGACCTTGAATCAATTACAGCTGTAAATAATGGTCTTAGAGATTATAAGAGCGTTTTACTATTCGCTTCACATGACCATCAATTTGTTCAAACTATAGCTAATAGAATTATCGATATTAAAGCTGATGGTTCAATAGTTGATAGAACAATGACTTATGATGAGTACTTAGAATTTGCTGGTAAAAACTAA
- a CDS encoding sodium-dependent transporter produces the protein MKKRENFTSRAGFVLSCIGAAVGLGNIWMFPYRLGQNGGSVFLIPYFIFVLILGSTGLITEFAFGRAAQGGSLTGIKNSFRNKGLKGGVLVGAIPAIGLAGVFMFYNVVVGWIIKYFTLSIDGRINKIDISSFFDGFSGSPETIFWNLLAIGIALGIVCMGVTKGIEKINKIIMPLLFVIFVILAIRSLTLPGAMEGVKYLLTPQWEYLFKINTWVMALGQAFFTVSLNGCGMVVYGSYMKKDMDIPRSAISTAIFDTISALLASFVIMPAVFAFGLDPAAGPPLLFITVPTIFKSMAGGQLLGILFFLSVIFAAISSSINMLEGPVEALMSQSKMCREKAAIFIAMTAFVLSIPLNINMGLFNNFADLMTVILSPVGALIVFISFYYLNNKDSVLEEINSGATTCLGNKFIAFAKYGFTIITILVIVLGIIYGGIG, from the coding sequence ATGAAGAAAAGAGAAAACTTTACAAGTAGAGCAGGCTTTGTTTTATCTTGTATAGGAGCAGCAGTAGGCTTAGGGAACATATGGATGTTTCCTTACAGATTAGGACAAAATGGAGGTTCGGTGTTTTTAATACCATACTTTATATTTGTCTTAATTTTAGGATCAACAGGACTTATAACAGAATTTGCATTTGGAAGAGCCGCACAGGGTGGATCTTTAACAGGTATCAAAAACTCATTTAGAAATAAAGGGTTAAAAGGTGGAGTATTAGTAGGTGCTATACCAGCAATAGGTTTAGCGGGAGTTTTTATGTTTTATAACGTAGTAGTAGGATGGATTATAAAATACTTCACATTAAGTATCGATGGAAGAATAAATAAGATTGACATCTCATCTTTTTTTGATGGATTTTCAGGAAGTCCAGAAACTATCTTTTGGAACCTTTTAGCTATAGGAATAGCATTAGGCATAGTATGTATGGGAGTAACAAAAGGTATAGAAAAAATAAATAAAATAATAATGCCATTACTTTTTGTTATATTTGTAATTTTAGCTATTAGGTCATTAACATTACCTGGAGCTATGGAAGGAGTTAAATACTTATTAACTCCTCAATGGGAATACTTATTTAAAATTAATACCTGGGTTATGGCTTTAGGTCAAGCTTTCTTTACAGTATCATTAAATGGATGTGGTATGGTCGTTTATGGAAGTTACATGAAAAAGGATATGGATATACCAAGATCAGCTATAAGTACAGCAATATTTGATACTATATCAGCATTACTAGCTTCATTTGTTATAATGCCAGCAGTATTTGCCTTTGGATTAGATCCAGCAGCAGGACCTCCACTATTATTCATAACAGTGCCAACTATATTTAAATCAATGGCAGGTGGACAACTATTAGGTATATTATTTTTCTTAAGCGTAATATTTGCAGCAATAAGCTCTTCAATTAATATGTTAGAAGGCCCGGTTGAAGCATTAATGTCACAAAGTAAAATGTGTAGAGAAAAAGCCGCTATTTTTATAGCAATGACAGCTTTTGTACTTTCAATACCATTAAATATTAATATGGGTTTATTTAATAACTTTGCAGATTTGATGACAGTAATATTATCACCTGTAGGAGCATTAATAGTATTTATATCATTCTATTACTTAAATAATAAGGATTCTGTATTAGAAGAAATAAATTCAGGAGCGACTACTTGTTTAGGAAATAAATTTATAGCTTTTGCGAAATATGGTTTTACTATAATAACTATATTAGTTATAGTGCTTGGTATTATTTATGGAGGAATAGGTTAA
- the trhA gene encoding PAQR family membrane homeostasis protein TrhA, with protein MDKHLREPINSLTHWVGAILSIFALIAMLIKGVTNNLSNLQILSIVIFGISLILLYSVSATYHSVISSDDIILKLRKLDHSTIFILIAGSYAPFCLIGLGGKLGVSFFLVMILIAILGVIFKLCWFNCPRWLQTALYIGMGWSAIFVIKPLSQVMAPESIFWLVLGGILYTLGGILYALKPKKLQLGAFGFHEIFHIFILLGSLSHFISVFTYLL; from the coding sequence TTGGATAAACATTTAAGAGAACCTATTAATAGCTTAACACATTGGGTGGGTGCTATATTATCAATATTTGCTTTAATTGCAATGCTTATAAAAGGAGTTACTAACAATCTTTCCAACTTACAAATACTATCAATTGTTATATTTGGAATAAGTCTTATACTCTTATATAGCGTATCTGCAACTTATCATTCTGTTATTTCAAGTGATGATATAATTCTTAAACTTAGAAAGTTAGATCATTCTACAATCTTTATACTTATTGCTGGATCATATGCTCCATTTTGCTTAATAGGTCTTGGTGGTAAGCTTGGTGTATCTTTCTTTTTGGTTATGATATTAATAGCTATTTTAGGTGTTATATTTAAACTTTGTTGGTTTAACTGTCCAAGATGGCTTCAAACAGCACTATATATAGGTATGGGTTGGAGTGCTATATTTGTAATTAAACCTTTATCACAAGTTATGGCTCCTGAAAGTATATTTTGGTTAGTTCTAGGTGGTATTCTTTATACTCTAGGGGGAATTCTTTATGCACTAAAACCTAAAAAACTTCAACTTGGAGCTTTCGGTTTCCATGAGATTTTTCACATTTTTATTTTATTAGGTAGTTTAAGCCACTTTATAAGTGTTTTCACATATTTATTATAA
- a CDS encoding DUF1836 domain-containing protein, with translation MDSNILKEKFQELHLENQISAQEVPEIDLYMDQVIQLFENKLGSTKRTDDDKVLTKTMVNNYAKGKLLMSIKNKKYSKEHIILMSIICNLKGSLSIRDIKSSLNNIIAKIESEEEYPLRDLYNKYLDQYNNDLIDAEISVNEKNEIIIEKLSNSEENLGEFEETFLLLCSLVNMSNIYRRMSEKLIDDYFNNL, from the coding sequence ATGGATTCAAATATTTTAAAAGAGAAGTTTCAAGAATTACATTTAGAAAATCAAATATCAGCACAAGAAGTACCAGAGATAGATTTATATATGGATCAAGTTATTCAATTATTTGAAAACAAATTAGGAAGCACTAAAAGAACTGATGATGATAAGGTATTAACTAAAACTATGGTTAACAATTATGCAAAAGGAAAACTTTTAATGTCTATAAAAAATAAGAAATATAGTAAAGAACATATTATATTAATGAGTATTATATGTAATTTAAAAGGTAGTTTATCAATAAGGGATATAAAGAGTTCTTTAAATAACATAATTGCTAAAATAGAAAGTGAAGAAGAATATCCATTAAGAGATTTATATAATAAATACTTAGATCAATATAATAATGATTTAATTGATGCAGAAATATCAGTTAATGAAAAGAATGAGATTATTATCGAAAAACTATCTAATTCAGAAGAAAACTTAGGGGAATTTGAAGAAACCTTTTTACTGTTATGTTCATTAGTAAATATGAGTAATATTTATAGGAGAATGAGTGAGAAGCTTATTGATGATTATTTTAATAATTTATAG